ATTGGTGGTGTATACTTGTCTATCTATCACAAAGTCAGATAAttcaaaaaatctaaaattttgtaagAATAAGCCTTAGTATAACGAGTTTCACCTCTTCTTAAAAACAGAAAACGGATATTCCCTCTATTCTATAGTACCGTTTGATAAATTTAACTAATACTTACTTTCATTTAACCATTgctatattttatcttatttataatatttacactattactattttattacgaagtattataaaatagacgaAGTATGAATCATGCTAAGACGCATGCAGACGTATGAGTATGGGTGTCAGAATCAACTCTTCTAATAGTAAGGTTCGTGCCGTACTTGGTTATTATCATCAATGTTACTATATGCATATCTCGCGCGTGCTGGGAAAGAACTGTGCGataatatagtaaatatgagttttattttttcattatctactatacaattttttcatgttttcatGTGCTTATATACTTTTCTGTCTTTATCAATTATACAtaagttataaataattagAGGGAATCGTAAATCTGACTCTACTTTAAATACGAGCTACAGATTTGACTCTACTTTTTTAGCTTTGcagatttgacttttttttaaaaacgaaGCAGCTGACTGGCCCTGCTCCGTGAAGACCATTTAACTTCGTTGAATGAAGAGCGACTTGACCAATTTACCCTTGCTTTTTTCACCCTATTGTATGTTAACTTTTaggaaataaatacaaatatttattaaaaacattgGAATAAAGATTAACatttatttgatagatttgatgttagtttgatatatataatttcaaatttgaacttaaattaatataattcgaaatttgttatttatttgatatatttgaggttagtttgatatatataattctaattttgataaattttaatgtaaattaatatacttcgaaatttaaattttatagcacgtaatctcatattttattgatttaaaaTAGCTGAATTGAATGTAATAGGTatgattttacaaaattttgatagcaTAATAAAATCCCaagcctctctctcccttctctcttattttcttctttctctttctttttttttccctctcctttctctttctctttcttctttctttctttcttatcCCTCTCGTTCACACAGGGAGGCTGGCAGGGGacgcacgccggcggcgggagagaGCGCGTCCGGCcgtgggaggaggcggcgggagaGAGCGCAGTGGGGGAGGAGCAACGCTGGTGACGGTCGACagtgagggaggaggcggacgcgctctctcccgccgcctcctccctctcctcacGACAGCAGTTGTCCTCTCGGCGCCACCGCCTTCGAGCTCCCCCCAGCCCGAttccgacgtcgccgcctcctcctccagcccggcggcgccgcctccgagCTCCCCCCTAGCCCGActccggcgtcgccgcctcctcccttagcccgacgccgccgcctccgagcCCCAACCCATCGCCGACTCCTGCCCCGGGCCCgatgccgcctccgccgcctcctccccggccTGACGTCGCCACCGCCTGCTCCCCAGCGACCACCGCcactctcgccgccgtccagcgcGGGTCGCTGCCCCACcacctcgcgccgccgccggccagcaCCAAACCCCTCTCGTGTGCCTACATGAGATAGAGAGGAGGGTGTGAGATAGAGAACAGGGGCAATATAGTCTattcataattaaagtttatttttttattttatttactctaAACCCTAACGGTATAAATTAACGATGGTCAGACAACTGCTTCGTCTTCGTCTTAAAAAAGAATGGTCAAATCTGCAAAACTGGAAAAGAAGGTCAGTTTCATATTTAACCTTCAAAGTAAGGTTAAATAATTATGTTGTATAGTGTGCTTTTTAAGGGAAGAGATGTAATTTATACTCGCGATGAATCGTTCAAATACTAAAAACGATTAAGATTATATGAAAAGATATAATTTACATTCTTGATGTATTATCCTAagactaaaaacaattgagatgatgtgaCTTCATGAGAGCATTAACTACACTTAGCgagcataaattttatataaacaaGGGATCAGTATTGTAGAGGATCGTTCGATGAGTGTCATTCGTGTAAGTGtacgttctttttttttcccatgtaATTGAAGGAACTGGTGATGCACAGCATTGTATGCATCTAACAAAATCAGTGACGTCCTTGCAGGAAGCAAAGTGgaaatgaaattttgataGGACAAAGGGGACAGGCAAGCATGGCATTGTCTAAAGTGTTAAGCGAAGCGAACACAAGTACGCAGCACATTCATCGGTTTTGCATCCACGCCGGAACACCATGGTTAATAATCGCCATGATTATGTCATgaggaaaataaaatcatgtcCATCCTCTATCAGATGCAGCTTCACTTGACTTGTACAATACCCCAAACAAGCGTAGGCCTCTTTTGCCATCCTAGCCTGAAAAAACCTGCAAGCTAGGACCAGATTCCATCATCATACATGAATCATGGCATTGCTTAGCGGGCAAACCAAGACAAACTCGAGTTCTCGAAAGGATTTTGGCAGAGAATTCTCACAAGTAATACATAGCTATACAAAATATTCAGTTCTTAGTAATACATCTCTACAGAATCGAGCCTGGTTGCATCTCTCTGCAACATCCAACACCATGCTAGCAGCAACACAGAGCTCAGGAGATCATCTCGCTACTATGGTACAAGGCAGTATTGCTGATTTATTGGAGTAAACAGCTCAAATACATTGGATTATTCAGCTATGTCCTTATACTCTTCTTCATCCTCCATCTGTACATATACAAAGCATCCTGGAGCAATCTTTCTGAAGATGATCAGGGAAGACGAGGGACTAATCATCATGAAGGGTGATCTGGGAATGGCAGAGAATTGTCCACGATGAGAAGCTTCTCAGGATCCAAGGCCCCATTCTCAGTGTCAACGATCTGGCTGTGCCAATGTAGCCTGTCTGCAGCATCCTTTACTTTATGGACCACATCAGGTGTGTCCCGAATTATTGCAGCGCCTCCAGGCCGGAGGATGCGATCCATCTCAAGCAGGATGTAAGGAATGCCACACCTGAACCCTCCCAAAAAAATGCTTGgtgtaaaaaataaagcataGTGCCATCAAATACAATCTCTTGTAAAGATGTAACTATGTCAGATTGTGAGATGAAATCGTTCATGCGCTATAGTGCTGTGTCGAAGATGGAAAAGTATAACGCCCCTTTTGGAAGAGATACATATCCTGAAGGCATTCAGGGAATCAAACAATACCTTAAATAGGGCCCTATTCATGTTCTATAAGGATGGCTAGTGGTGGGTACTTCATGTTTCGGTTTAGTAGTTCTTAACATTGAGATTGGTTTTGCACTATCAAACATAGTACTTGCATAACCAGAGTAGCATTTCATATCATACCTCTTTCTGAAAATGTCTTCCTTCAGAACTAGAACAATTTCAAATGAACAATTTGAGTTAGGATTAACTTACTTGTCCATATACAAGCTGAATACTCCATTAGCATGTATCACATCATATGTACGTGGGTAGGTAGAGAAAGACTCACACCTGACATTGAAATAAGAGATTTGAGACAGGAGTTATCTTTTATGCTTAGTGTAAAAGTAGAAACAGATCTGATTTGTAACATACCAGTCCATGTACGTCCCTATCAAGCCACGCTCATAGATGATACCAAGAGTATTGTTTGTCAGATTTGCAGGAACTACATTCATAACCCAGACAGGATATGCGGACATAGCTGCAGCGAAACCACCAAAGCCAGCATTCATGTCCATGATATTTCTGTAACTCCCatgagataaatttaaatatgtttggTAGAAATCAACTCTTTTATTCCAATTCAAACTGTCAAGTTTGTATGTCTGTATAGGCATCCCCTTTGTTTCCCCATTGGCTATCCTTGGTGGTACTGCGGTGAGTCTTTGAGGCCATTTCTCCACAGCACCACCAGCAAGTTCAACTCTTGGAAGACGAGTTAGACACATCGAAATATTTACATACCTGCAATATAATAAGAATGTATTTGTTATAAATGACTTTTCCACATCAGACGAATTGAATGGTCAATTCTACAATATAATTGATAGTCGGTAGAGTTATACACTAAACAACTTATTTTGCTTcatgttttaatatatttggCAGTAAGCTCCTTGGCCACACTAGTACTGTGCTCATTCTCTTATTTGGATGCACTTCATCGTTCTCATGGTGCAACCTATACTTAATCTAGTCAAATTGttaactctactgaaataccCCAGGTATCATACTGATTTAGAAATTAGTCTTTACAAGGGCAGTTCTCTTGAAAGCAATAGATGACTAGGAAATAACCAGATGGTACAAATCAGATGACAGGAAATAAAATTGCACAATATCAAGCTGCAACACAAAATATGCTTGAATCAGCAAATGGAAAGGAGAACTTTACCAAGCATTATCTGCGTCTTCTCCTGTACAGAATGGTGGTGACCTCAAGATCTCACCATCTTGCTCGCATTGAATATGATTTATAGGCTTTCTCCAAACCACAGTTGTACCGTTCTCTGAAACCTTCGACCAACAAAGTTTTTTCGCTATATCCTCCAAAGCCGATTGTTCACCTTGCATATCCTTGGCTGTAGGGCTCAAATCATCATACGGTGTTTTCCAGCTGATTGGCGGCATCGATAATACCCAATAGCCACCAGGTCGGAGAAGACGGTCAATTTCCAGCATACAGAGTTCATCTGAAATCAGCTATAGGTGAATGAGAACAAACTAAAGCACTCCACTACACAAACAGTTCTTCTCACTAACGGCAATATTTTCCAGTAGAATTTGAACTTTCTGAGCTATCGATATATGCAGACAAAAGCTATACAGAGAGCATGACCAAGTTACCAAGAAATATGCTTCTGTGAAAgagtatggaaaaaaaaatcatgaatatCTTTCATGTCCTACCATGAGAATTCCCTGGAACAAAGCAGCCTGCGCAGTGCACCATATCGAATGATCTCGTCGGATAAGGCAGCCTTTGAACACCGAGCGCTGCGATCATCGCTGGCAGTCCACGCTCCAAGGCCAGCTGCACTTGTGCTTTGTGTCTATTTCTTCGATCAATAGACATGGTCAGTATCCCATAGTTCAACAGGTAGTCTCCAAAGCTCGCAACCTGCACAGAGACAGACATCACATCTGATAATTCACTGcacaaaagtaaaattttaaccacTCATACCCAATAATTAACCTATTTTTCACACTGAAATTAAGGGTAGTGGTTAACTTCAGAAGTGACAGCAATCAACTTTAACCATTCACTGTCAGTAGTTCAGTGCCCTTCAAAAACCCAACGTGTCGGAATTGAAGCAGAAAACACTTGAAAGCAATTGGCTTACGCTTACCCCAGATCCTACGTCGAGAGCCGTtcggacctcgccgccgcggagcgGAACCATGCTCTCCAGCTGCTCGACGTAATTCCCCACCCGCTTGGGGAACACCAGCCAGTCGCCGCGCTCGTGCACGGGGTCGAGGCGGCCCCCGAGCTTGGCCGAGGTCAGCGGCGGGAGCTCCACATTCGCGTACCACGCGCGGTCGCGCCGCGCGGGCCACGCCAAGGGCTGGCGGTACCCGGGCGGGGGCGGGACGCGgcagggtggcggcggcggcgggtggtcCGGGGGGTGCGGCGGGTGAGGCGGCGGGTCCTCGGGCGGGTGCGGGGCAGGAGgatgcggcgggcgcggggggCAGTGGCGCTCCCCGGAGTggtcctcgtcgtcgtggcAGGGGACGGCTTGGGTGGCGTTGGGCGGGCACGGCgggacgggcggcggcggcgggtggtggaGGTGCTCCGGGATCGGGGACGGGGTGGGAGCCGGCTGAAGCGGCGCCGCGGTGGACGCGCTACTGGAcggtggaggcgacgacgacgacgatgacgacgaggaAGCAGAGTGGTGGGCGCgggagacgacgacggagaTGAGGATCAGCGACGTggtggccgccgccacggccgccccCGCGAGCGAGAGCGCCCGCGGCatcggcttgacgacggcggccgccgtctccgtcgcggAGATCGGCATggccccgcggcggccggcgaggagtATCGGATGCTCGTAGTGGAGGCGGGCGGCGAATGTTCGAAGCAGGGTGGAGTGGAGTGGGTACGTAGTGGTGCGGCCGTCTCGTCGTGTTGGTGTATGTATGGGTGGTGGGCTGGTGGTATTTGAGGAGGCGCGAGGGCGTGAGATTCCGTTACTACCACGTGGGACCCGACACCATACACACGTAGGTCTCATCCTCCTACGGCCGACGTGTCAGTGACCGAAACGTCACTGTCACAGTGGTTAAGGATTTGAATCCTACACTGTAATGTatgttagagcaggtacagtaCCAATAAgacagctataagcatattttaaagagataagagaggagagaagagagttgAGATACACACGGGCTCTAAAATAAaacgtgtgtatgacatgtaggaccatatattgatgtttgtagctaactattgtatgcattggctattagattgactatagataaattgaagctTGTAGCTGGCTACACTATTGAACTTGCCCTTAAAGATCAAAAAGCGAACCCCGATTGTTCCGATAGGAGGAATTAGTGAGTCGCCAACGCCGCACGCTCCATTGCCGTTGGCGCTCTCCCCCACACTCACACCGCTGACACTATCTCTCCTATGCGCCCACTTCATGCTTCTTGTCGATGACGTCTCCTTCGCACTCCTCTAAACTGCTCGCCAATTCCACTCATCTGTACTGCCTCGTATGGTGACACAAATCTTCGCCATGCACCTTCCGTGTTTACCTCACCACGCCCACGCGTTGATATCTAGTAGATGATACTAgtttatatcatttgatttataaTGTATCTTTTTTGAATGAGATTCTATTATATAGTTGCTCTGTATTTCTTATTGTCTTATTATGTAGTTATATAATGCACatattatagatatataggataataaattattaaacgaTGCCAATGTAAGAGtgtcaaataattaaatatcttatatatgtaacacaagtttaaaaaaaaaagcatgttaaaaaatatacccacgtatgtataataaaaatgtattttgcaTCGGGTAAGGTGTGTCATGTTTTACTTTACATCGGATTTAatcattacatatttttatcttacACTAGGACGTATggaaaaaacatatcaaaaagAGTTCCACTTTGTGTTGggttatattatataattggAGGACAATCTTGTAAAATATGAGTGGGTCTTATAAAGTCTTCTAAACTTACATTATGTTTCAAAAAGTGTTGCTCATAttgtataattttatgaaattttcatGGGTTAATTTGATGATGCACCGTGGTGTTAATTGGAACCTAATTATTTCAATACAATCTGGTGAAAAGTGAGAATTTTATGTCTACTCTGTAGTAAATTGAAACATGGCATGTTTAACATGGTTTAAAGTATAATTTACTCTATTTGTTGTCAATAAGATTTGAATCACGGTGGCTCATAATTCAGCCATCGCACTGTTGATGCTCATTGTTTTTACGTGATTTTAATTACAAAGATTTTTCTTCAGGTGCAAAAGGTTgagtagttttattttttgacaaCAAAAGGTTAAGTAGTTAATTTACGCAGAAAACTCTCACTTGCACAGAATCTTTACGACCCTAGTGAAGTCACCAATCACAGTCCGTTCTGTTATACATGGCTCCGTTCGTGAAGTGAGATTTTTCTCAGTTTTCTTAAAGCTTTTGCACATGCGAGTCATGAAGTACttaaatgatgtgttttttcttaaaaaatggttttttttctaaattgcaagTGTTATAGATATATAAGATGCCAAATTATTAAACTCTACAGGTAAGAGCGTCGAACACttaaatatcttatatatatgaacataagTTTCAAAAAAGCATGTTAAAAAACATACccgcatatatataacaaaaatgtattttgcaCCGGGTAAGGTGTGTCATGTTTTACTTTAAATCGGATTTAatcattacatatttttatcttacACTAGGacatattgaaaaatatatcaaaaagaGTTCCACTTTGCATTGggttatattatataatcGAATAAAAATCTTGTAAAATAGGAGTGGAATTTATAAAACATTCTAAACTTACACTATGGCCCCGTTCCACCCTCCCTACAAGTTAACTAATCcaccctcgtttttcgcgcgtacacttcccgaactgttacacggtgtatttttttgtaaaaattttctatagaaaagttgtttaaaaaaatcatattaatctattttatattttttaataattaataattaattaatcatgtactaatctattagtacgtttttcgtgccagcgataagttaacttatctatgTCATATCCAACGCGGCCTATGTTTCATAAAGTTTTGTTCATAttgtataattttatgaaatttctatgggTTAGATGATGCACCGTagatttttagaaatttaactaaatcttgttataaataatgaatattttttttaacagagcGAGTATAAAATAATCAGAAAATGTTCGTCCACTCGAGGTTGTTCAATTTCTGTGTGCGGGGAGACGGCCGGGGCGGTGGATCATGCCGGCTTTAATGACGCGTGTAGTtttccgacgacggcgacgctaTCCATCCATCCGGCGATGATCGATCCGTGCGTCGCGGCATAGCATCGCTTCCAAGCTAACCAAACGACGCATGACCACGGCGATGGCCcgctcgacggcgacgcgtcgagatcgatcggccggTCTCCCTCTCCGTCTGGCCGTCACCTCCTCGTCGTGGCGTTAGCCGGCCGGCGGGCCCCTGCAGGCCAGCTAGGAGCTGAGAGACACGACGACAAGAGCTAGCTAGatagctagctgcatgcagCTAGCGGTccggccggcgagggcgggcggcggagcgaCAACACACGGCTCGACAGTGACGCCGGcggggccggccggccgtcgcgtcgtcgtcgtcgtcgttcctCTCGCTCGCGTGCCGTCGCGCGAGGAGACGACGGCCGCGAACGACCGCGCGCGCTCGCTCACTCCTGCCTTCATGGTTCATCTAATCatcattgtttggttttttttccttggaaGAGGAGAAAcggtatataattatttaaaaataaataaaaattttacatatatgtttttagcgataaaaaaactaaattaacttaaaattcaaatttaaagttaaccATTAaacttttagtttataaaaaaactaaaacaaaaaccAGGAAGCAAATAATCTTGATGATACTGAGGCAGCCGCGTGTGTGAATTGTGATCTCACCCTAGTCCGGTGATGGGTACCTGTCTTCGCTGCAGCGAGGGCAACATGCGTGGCACGGCTACCTTGTGCTCTTGCGAGCATAGGAATCATGCCCCCCCAGAATAAAATCGAAGCGTgcaacagtaaaaaaaatactccctccgcctgtttaacaccgttgactttttaatacacgtttaactcttcatcttattaaaaaaatttacataattattaaatacttttatatcattttatttattgtcaaatatactttgatgcatatatataactttatatattataaaaaaaaatttgaataaaacgaatggtcaaacatgtgttaaaaagtcaacggtatcaaacacttagggacggaggtagtattactGTAGTACGTACAACTCTACCATTCCAGGAAGTAGAAACTATCTTTTGCCCTGCAACGCATATCTTatcaccaaaatttaagttctaaacacaattttaaaattagttcgagtttttcatgtatattttttatattgactTTTAAACTAGTAATTAACACGATAGTTTCTATCACCAATAGCCATTTTGCTTATTTTCAGCAATTAGCGTAGGGAGACGAGTCCCTCCATCAAAACAGAATAAAGAAGCTCCCTGCTTCAATCTCGACGGAATTTGGTTAGCCTCATTTTGGCCGAAAcggcaaacaaacaaacaaaaagaagagGCTTCACATCTTAGAATGTCGAGAGAGACACGAACAAACAAGCTGAGCCACAATGCATGCTAACTAACTCCAACAATCGGAAGAACTGATGAACACGTATCGGCCACCATCTTCGTCCTTGAGACGTTACAGCGTACCGATGGCAGCACTGAACAAGTGACATGTCAGCAACTTAAAATCACAGAGTTCGGCACTGCCAGATTTAGCATTGACAACCTGACAGTCAAGCATTCCAAGATCTTTATCAATGACCCACGAAAAGAATAGCAACCAACAAAGAGAGAACAAAAATTAGAAGACTCTAAACAAACCTAACTGGCTTATAACTCCATAAACATAAGAGTTCAACAGACTCTAGAGAACTAACATACCTATTAATCATTCGAAGGTCACACCTCTGtccttttgtttctgtttatacttataagtcatattttgaaattttcaacattaaatctgaagttgatttttaggtttttcacCGTAGCTTATTTTACagtattagcttttagatcgctaagaataaatatatcatattaacaAGTGTAGTTACTCTCTTCATGTCTAAGGCGTTGAAACACATCCATTTATATTCCTGCTCTAACGCAACAGGAATCATAGACTACATATATAATTGCAtcatttatatgaaatttaacGGTGCATATACTTTCTGCTGGGTGAGAGCAGAAATATAAATGAAGATGTTTCCGCACCTTAGACGTGAGGGGAGTAACTACGTCTGGTAGTAgaatctaatttatataatatatattattcacaaattattttttgtttgtaaatatgccatttagttttttctataaaaaagctaaacaatcacccgtATTAATAAagtcttaaaaaaacttattaggGAGGGATGAGAGATGGGTTCCCTTCCCCTCACCTCCAATATGGATGCTAGAGATGGAGGGGGACCAGATACGAGTGGCCAGGGGAGGAGTTATGATATCCCAAGTTATTTAGTATAAAGTTGGCTTCGATGCAATCCTAAAACTAAAATCTGTCTAAATTTTGGTAGTGTCGACATTTCAGATGACTTAAAAAACTACCACCTTTCCATGTTAAATTAAATAGCATCGTGACCCACACATATCGCATAGGTTATCATCGTTATTAATTGTATctgtatacatgtttttatcttgatattgattattttctaattgtaTTTCTACGTGTGaccatattttaattgttttaattctcaatttgtatttatacttGTATTCTAAATTGTGCTGgtacataaactcttttttgcgcactatttatttattttaattttagatacttctaaattatatttatatgctgattcgttttcttaattttacttatttttaatgggAATCttagatgtttctaaattgcaTGTATGAATAGACTCTTTactcaatattaattattctttaatttttatctgaattttgggtttttctaaactgtataacacatggactcttctttactttttctttattttaatttctaatcaaattctattttttgttttccgaTTAATGCGAAAGTTTCTATCCCATAAGAACGAATGTGGTGACTCATTTTTCTATCAATTTATACATATGATAGATAGTACATCCGTTTcgtaatgtaaaatgtttgaccttttttttaacgtttgaacattcatcttattaaaaaatttagtacgaatataaaaaatgataagtcgtgcttaaagttcttttaatgttaaaaaagtaaatcacaagcaaaataaatgatatttctataattttttgaatatcgcaaatgatcaaatatcgtaaaaaaaaccaaacatcttatattatgaaacggagggagtagattgGAGTTGAGGTGGTACTAAGAGGTGATATGCATTTTTAGTTTTCATGTTAgggagattaaaaaaaaggtgtacaacatgtacatatatatacacacattaaTCTCAAAGAGCACGAaaatatctctctctctctcgaagCAGTGAATgcatcatccatccatcccctttcaccggcggcggccgcgtgcCTGTTGCCGGTGCGCCTTTTTTCCCCCACACGCGCTCTCTTCAAAAGATGGCGCCAAAATGCCCTCTCCATCACCTTTCCCTCGAATCATTTTCGCGGGAAAAAAGCAGCACGACCAATCCAGACATCCAGTCCAGGCAGAAAAAAACGAGCAAAAGAGATTGACACCGACAGTGGTAGCACACGCACATTTCCCTGCATTGagctaaggtggtgtttagatggcaaaattttttgtcagaaatatcacatcgaatgtttgaccggatatcggaaggggtttttgatacaaataaaaaaacgaatttcacagctcatctgaaaaccgcgagacgaatcttttgagcctaattatgccgtcattagcacatattggttactatagcacttatggctaatcgtgaactaattagtctcaaaaaattcgtctcacgattcctcacataattgtgtaattagttttttggttcatctatgtttaatgcttcatttagatgtccaaaaattcgatgtgatgtttttaggaaaaaattttggaaactaaacaaggcctaaattaCACAAAAGCTTCACCACTAGCTTCGCTTCAGGATGGCGACTGCCACCATTGCAAGAACATTAACCTACTAACCTCACTTACAGGCAGCCTTTATCACTTGTCACTTTTCTGATGGAacaagagggagagaagattATATGTTCACCAACAGACAGATCAGATTAGTACATTTTGTTACAACACTTTCTCTCTTGATGTAGATCAATACTCATGACCAAGTACACACGCCTTAGCAGGCTCCAGTCAAGAAAGGTGATGCTGATTTCTGAGAGACCATCAAAGGTTTCTCAGTGGATTATTACATTGGAGTTGCATTTATTCAGGCatgagagggaaaaaaaaaggcagttAATCAGTTACAGGTtggaggggaagggagagattATTTCAGGCCAAAGACATCTTATTAATCTGGCCAGTTTTACAGTTTATTGTTCTCTTTGGTAGCAAATTTATAACTGGCTGATGAAACTTTGTCAGTTGCGGGTTGATGCTGGCATCTCACTTCACTGTTTCCACCTTTTACAAGACCACCACCTTGTTTGCCAGAATCCATGGGTGatcatctttcttttctctttctctttcacCAATGAGATCAAAACCTTATCTAGTTCTTCAGGTAATGAAGTCATTATCATAGTCGGCAGATTTGCACTATCTCTAACGAATTTTGCATCAGATTGGATGCAGATCTTATGCTGAATCCCTTAAAACTCTTGTGTCCTAACCAGTTTTTTAGTCGTCTGAAAGAAAAACAGCTGGATAGGCTAACATTCATCTTCTGTAGAAGCTTTCACGTTCTTACGACGAGGGAAAAGCATTCGCCTTATCTTTTTCTCTGCTGAACGTTCAGAGAGTGCCTGAAACCAAAGG
This is a stretch of genomic DNA from Oryza brachyantha chromosome 1, ObraRS2, whole genome shotgun sequence. It encodes these proteins:
- the LOC102719170 gene encoding probable methyltransferase PMT19; the encoded protein is MPISATETAAAVVKPMPRALSLAGAAVAAATTSLILISVVVSRAHHSASSSSSSSSSPPPSSSASTAAPLQPAPTPSPIPEHLHHPPPPPVPPCPPNATQAVPCHDDEDHSGERHCPPRPPHPPAPHPPEDPPPHPPHPPDHPPPPPPCRVPPPPGYRQPLAWPARRDRAWYANVELPPLTSAKLGGRLDPVHERGDWLVFPKRVGNYVEQLESMVPLRGGEVRTALDVGSGVASFGDYLLNYGILTMSIDRRNRHKAQVQLALERGLPAMIAALGVQRLPYPTRSFDMVHCAGCFVPGNSHDELCMLEIDRLLRPGGYWVLSMPPISWKTPYDDLSPTAKDMQGEQSALEDIAKKLCWSKVSENGTTVVWRKPINHIQCEQDGEILRSPPFCTGEDADNAWYVNISMCLTRLPRVELAGGAVEKWPQRLTAVPPRIANGETKGMPIQTYKLDSLNWNKRVDFYQTYLNLSHGSYRNIMDMNAGFGGFAAAMSAYPVWVMNVVPANLTNNTLGIIYERGLIGTYMDWCESFSTYPRTYDVIHANGVFSLYMDKCGIPYILLEMDRILRPGGAAIIRDTPDVVHKVKDAADRLHWHSQIVDTENGALDPEKLLIVDNSLPFPDHPS